A segment of the Phalacrocorax aristotelis chromosome 5, bGulAri2.1, whole genome shotgun sequence genome:
ATGTGCAGAAATGTACAGTGCTCTTGTGTCAGCCTTATTTCTTCTGCTGACTCCACTGCGGCCGGCGATATCTGCTTCAGTTTGGGTAGAGCAGGACCCGTGGGAATACATGCAGGGGGGAGTTCGTTCGTAGCTCTTCTGAGGGTGCTCCTCACCTCCGTGCTCCTCAGGCTGTAGATGAAAGGGTTGAGCATGGGCATCACCACGGCGTAGAAGAAAGAGGCTGTTTTCCCTTGATCTTCTGCACGTCTGGAAAAGGGATGGAAATACAAGCAAGCTGCAAAGCTGTAGGAGAGGGCAGCAGCCACGAAGTGGGAGATGCCAGTGGAGAAGGCTTTGTGCCTGCCTTCTGCAGAACGAATGTTCCGGTTGGTGAGCAGGATGCAGGCGCAGGAGACAACGATGGCCAAGACTGAGGGTGTTATGATGAAGCCACCACATGCGGCCGTCGCTATCTCGTTGAACCAGGTGTCCGAGCACGAGAGTAGCAGGAGCAGTGGGATTTCACAGTAGAAATGATTGACAAGCTTTGGGCCCCAGAAGGAGAGTTGGAGGAGAGCACTGGTGTGCACGAGGGCGTTCAGGCTCCTGGCAGCGCAGGAGCCCACCACCAGCGGGACACAGACCCCATGGGACGTGGCAGCCAAGAGGTGCAGAGGCTCACGGATGGCCACGTAGCGATCGTACACCGTGATGGCCAGAAGTACGGCTTCCGTGGTGCCGAATACTGCAAAGAAGTATGTGATGCAGCCATTGAAAGAAATGACATTTCTCTCTGCAAGGAGACCCAACAGGAGCTTTGGCGTGATGAATGAAGAACAGCAGGTGTCCAGGAAAGAGAGGTGGCTGAGGAAAAATTGCATGGGCATGTGAAGCTGAGAGTTGGTCCTGATGAGGATGATCATCGTCAGGTTCCCCACGAGCATGGCAATGTAGATGAGTATAGAAATCACGAagggcagctcctgcaggtCGGTGAAGCCCAAGAGGACAAACTCAGTCACGCTCAAGTGGTTTCCCCCAGCCATTCTCCTGACACCAGCACAGAGGAGACAAAGAAACCCAGGGAAGAGGTGAAATTGTTTCTCCCACCTTGCAGGAATATGTAGTGACCAAGGCTAACGCAGGATTTGGTGTTTCCTGGATGAATACACCCACttatttggaggaaaaatacGATAGCTATCCTCAGTGGGCAGGTTGAAGAtccaaaaaaatatattgaaaaataatacattgACAAAATAATAGCCAATAGATcataatatggaaaaaaaatcttaaagctTAAATCTTAAAGCTCTGGCTGGCACATTATGGAAAGAATAGGTCCTGCAAAAGATCTTGTAAATTATGTTTTCTCATGAACATCCAAATTCTTTCCAATATGTGGGCATCTTTGGGGGGATTCCTCTCCTTTAGGGGGCAGGGGGTGTTCTTATTTAGGGAGAAGTAAATGCAATAATATTGCGTGTTAATTTGCCTCATTAATTAATGTTGCATTAAATTGGAGTGGTTTTGGAGTGATTGGAGTGGTTTTCTGACTCTGTAGTGATATGTTTTAGTCAATTAAAATGAGACTAGCATACCTGATGGCAATTGCATGCATGTGTACCTTCAAGAGGAAAACACCCCGTTCTAATCTGGATTACACTGCTCGCCGTCTTCCTTGCGCCTCTTGAGTCTGCTAATATCAGGAATTTTTAACCAAAATTTGAGTTAGGAATTAGGATTCAAAGGTACTGGATTatgcatttttccttcagagaaaaCTTCCTTAATAACTTCAATATTGCTTCATGGCAGGGTTCCTGCTTCCGCAGGGGGTGGGCACAGCGGTTAAGGAAGCCCTTCCCCATCCAGCAAAAAATTGTCTCAAAACCTCTCAAAATTTCACCCTCCCTCTAGCTAATGGTACCTCGCTGGTCCTTGAGCTTAACTTCCTTGAGAAGTTAAAACATAAGCTCCATCGGTCTTCCCGAAACCAGGAAAGTTTCCCTACGGCAGTCTCCAAGGTGGCTGGAGGATTTAAGTTTTACCCCACGCCCACAGGACAAATTGCCAAGTGGTCTCTGGGCACCTGGAAACAGAGCGAACCTTCCCCGAAGAGCCTGGGATAGACACGGAGATCTCCCTCCGAGGTTTTAGGGATGGGGTCCCCAAGGCACGTCAGAAATGATGCCTGCGGAGCCCGGGCAATGCGACTTGCGCACGCAGCTTTGCGATGAGGAATGGGACACAAGGCGATGCATTTCTGTTGAGGAATCGAatctgaaagatattttttcttctccaggaacacaggaggaaaaaaaaacgaTAGCTCTAAGTAATGGAttaattaaaggaaattattgCTGTGTATTTGCAGTGAGCagttagattaatttttttgtactACATATTTCAATTTCAATCTGTaggttttttccatcttttttttttaattttttttttcccctgctgcccttctgctGGTCACACACCTTGGTGTTCAGCATCACTGCAATTTTAGCTggtatatttttcttcctctgtcctttttcatggtttaaaaaaaagatataatcAGAAGACACATTCTCGTGTTATCCACTAGAGATGACCTTAAAATATGTGTATTGCCTGTTTGAGAAATGAGTATTACTATATATTCCCTTCTCGCTTCCCTCTTTCCATCAGCCTTGCTGTCTGTTTTCTAGCAGAAGCGAGATGACCGTTTCTTCAGGACGATTCATCTTCTCCCATCGCCCTTCTCGAAGCAGCTTTTACTTCCCCTTTCCTCCAGCTGCATGTCAGAGGTTCATTGCAGAAAGTCCCTTGACCAGCTGCCGCTGCTCTTTTCGGGTGCTGGTGGGCGTCTTTGCCTCAACGGCATCTTGACGGCTCATCGTCAACGTGGTGGCCACCACAACCTCCACATCCTTCTCGGccaagctgctctccagcctgtcctggtgcccGGGGCAATTCCTCCCCAGAGGCAGGACACTCTTCTCccctttttgaatttttttgcaATTCCTATCTGCTCATTTTGGACAAAAAAGCTGCCTTTGAAAAGTCATTTTGCGTCATGtgcttcaaaattaaaatatcccCAGATGGATGTTTGGTGCTTGTGGAAACCGATGGTGTGACTTGTTCCCTGTAGAAAAGAGCAGTTGGTTGCAGACAGGGTTATGCTAAATTGCTTTAACGCTTTTAAACGGACGCAGGAGATCCAACTGCAGTTGTCTACACCCGCcttgggcagggggagggagtgCTGTTTCCCACTGCTAACATCTCACGCGTTGCATGGCCATCTCCTCGTCCtcattaatttccttctttgtgTTGGGTGATATTTATGTAACTGAGTGAAGATATCTCGGACACACGCATCACACCTAACAGCACCCAAACCAGCATTCTCAATACCACTGCTAGTCTGTATAGTGTAAAACATCGCCCGTCCCATCTCAAATATCCACATTTTATCGCCCACAGAAGCATCCCTTTCCCTGGGGTGTCTGCCTTAGATGCACACGCAGGTGTCTAAAGCCAGCTGAGATTCGTCCTGCCCCGTGTGTCTCTCTGTCCTTGCTCAACCCAACCTTCCCCTttcacttttctctctttctcaggaaatgtggaaaatgcaaatttctCTTTCTTGGGTTCAAAATGTCTTTCGAAGCCAGGAACGGTGGTAAAGGCAGACACAGAGAGGAACTCACCAGTGTTTGGGTAGGGTCTCCTTGCTTCTTCCACTAGGACCTTAGAAGGGGTTTTTGCTCCAGAGCAGTAACTGTGTCTAAAATGAGCCATTCTGATATCCCCCAATTCTCTTTTGAAACTGAGAGATACCTTGGCCATCGATTTTAAAGGGAGTAAGGCCAAACCCAGACGCTCCCCTTTCGGTGCTGCACTAAGGGGAACTGAAGGTAGCTTGGTTTCCAGCCAGCCTGGAGAGAAAAGGGTCGTGATCCAGGTTCCTGGTCCTTCCCATATATCTGGATGGCACGTGATGGAGAGGAGTCGCCACCCCAGCGCAGGATTTACTCCTTTGTAAGCCAAAGCCTTCAACTCCTTtttaatcaaaggaaaaaaattatgtttctctgtttctgtgccttttttaCCCACCAGCTGGAGGAGGCTTCCAGAATGGGATTCATTTCACCCTCTTTTAGATTCAGCTCACATTAAGACCCAAATGTGAGTGTCTTTACCTATTTGTGAGCTGAGGTCTTGTTATAGCTAGCGCGACTCTGGCTGGTACAATCAGCGGGATTTATCGATCTCTTCAGCTGACAAAATGTAGGCGTCTGCCTTGCGGTGACCCACTCCGGACCCCACTGATGGGCTCGACCAAACCTTCCTTGGTCATAAAGGGAGCCCAAGTACCCTGTCAACGCGTAGAGGTGACATGGTGTTATATAAAGTTAAGGAGGTCAGTCCTTCCCCTAAAGGCGTTTGAGGTGATTCCCAACTCTAATCACTAAGTATCTAAACAAGGGGAGGTGGCTCCTACCCCTGCGATAGCGGTGTTTGCTCAGCTCTCTGTTTAAAACGGATTTAACTAGAATTAAGGCAGCTCCGCCTAAAAGCGTGAGCCTAGCTGGCTCCAGCTAAACTCTGAGATGCAGCGTGTGCTTTCTGCAGGGGAGCCAGAGGACAGTTTCAGACACGAGCCCCCAAACACATAATAATTACGATGTTAAACCACTGTTCTCACTGCcctatttctgctttcttacGTAAAATAAATTCCAGTTGGAAACTCATTTGCATCCAGAGTCCTGGAGCATTTAATGTGACACGAGGACAAGCTAAAGCACCTTTCCAAGGACGTAGCTgtagctgcagcagctcctgccctttCAGAGGAGAGGAGCTCCAAAGCAATTGGCAGCAAATCAGCGTGAACGCAAAATGAGATGCAAGGCGCCGGCCACTTCGCTGCCTGTTCATCATGACCCACCAGGAACAGGGGGCTGCGATGCTGGACGCTCCTTCTCCGCTCTGTAACTCTCCTGGAGCCACATGAGGTGTTTCCCTCCACCCTCACAGTCTGGTGTTAATCCCACAGAAGTCAGCGAGGGCCGTTAGACGCCGCTAACCGCCGGTTTCCCGCAGCACAGCAAGCGATGCTTGCACAATGAGCAAAATGCTTTCGGTTTTGAGAGTGGCAGCTCCGGCAGGAAGCTACAAGGAGCAGAGCCATAGTGCTGTAGCCACAGACTTGTGTTTTTAAGACCCTAGGAGTTTGTGTTCCCGTTTAAACACGGGGTGATGGTAAAGGCAAGACCAGCTGGACACAAAATCATTGGATATTGTTGCATTTTACATATTGCCAAATAACGGCTGCGGGTCGCTGCAGCAAGAAGAGGCGCCCTGGGACTGTaactaaaacataaaaaataatcttgagtCCTTTAGTTAAAGAAGAAGGTGGCAATCTTCCCCGCATGTAAATTAAACAGCATGCTGAGGGTGACAGtcacagaggagcagaagcatgGGAGGGCAGCAGGAATTGTACGCAGAGGTCCCAGTTCAGGGGTAGGACCTGACGAACGCATCTGGAGAGATGCAAGATGCAGAAGAGAGGTGAACCTTGCTCGCCAGGACCATGCACCAGCAAGTGCTCCATATTGCAGCTAAAGACAAATCTGAGACGTTCTGTTGTGAAATTGCAGCATGGGAAATTCCAGTTAGAAAccaagggagggaaaaaaaaccctataagGGAAACAGGGGCCGGGGAGGGTGTGAAACCTCTGCCCTGGGGTGGTCCCCAAGGCTCAGCAGGACAACGGGGTCTAAGCTGGCCCCGGCTGGTGTGGGCGGCTGTACTGGAGAGCTCCCAGGGTCCCTGCCATGGGGGGCCGGCACAGCCCCTCACGGCAGCACAGCTGATAAGAGAGGAACGGGAGCACAAACAGCCTGGGAGGGTGTTTGCCCCAGGCTGACAGTGCCAGCCAGCCAGGAGACGCTTGGCTGGATTAAATAATAACCAGGGAATTATCAGGAAGCTTTGGGAACAAAGCAGGACTCAGCCGACTGACCCTGGGTGACTGTTAGTTGCGTTAATGTATCAACAAATTGCTTTGAACCTGACTTGATTTAATCCAGCTGAGCAGCTTTTCCCTCCAAGCCAAGTTATTACATGTCTTTAGGACGGTGCCAGGGCTAAGCCATTGCTCCGGGTTTCACCACGGTCCTGTTAGAGGCTGCAGCCTGTGCGGGCTGAGGTAATACACAAATTggagtatttttgcttttttttcacgTATGCAAGCTCTGTGCACCATGCAGCGGCTCTCTCTGCAGGAGGCGGCAGGAGAGGCATCGGGGCAGGCAACGGCACCGGCCCGGGCTGCCATGGGCTGCAGAATATGGGGTCTGAGGGAGAAGGGTGCCGAGCAACACCGTAgctcctgtgctctgctctggtcGTGGCACTGTGGGGATCATGGCTTTTATTGCTCTCAGGAGGGAGGTGGAAAGCAAAGGTGTGGAGCAGTGGATAGGGGCTGCTTGAGAGTATCTGCCTTTGGGGAGATTCATCTCTACTGCatcttaaaatgctttcaaattgCCTTCATTGGCAATAGCGGTCACCCAAATACCGTATTTAACTTAAATTTTCAGCTCTCTAAAATTAAATGAGAGGTACTCAGTTGCTTGCTGTCATCTATACTTCTCTTGCTGAAGGGCTTGGCATCCTGACACTAGTTATTATGGCCCTCAATGGCTTTACAGCGTTGTCTTGAAATGGAATTTAGTGGAATAGTGGAAATCACCCCCTCTTTATTCTCATTTGCAATGCGAAAGGGAGAGCAACACATGAGACAGCTCGTCGTTTGAGTCCAACCAACTGGAGAAATTTTTGCTATTCTCTTCTGGTTTAATTTGGCCTGATACCTAGGATTGAATAAATGGTAGAGGGCAAAATATTAAATGAGGAGTAGCGCATGCTTGTAGTTCTGTACCTGTGTCTTCATTAGGTTAAATTAACTACAAAGTATAATTATCAATGTCTGGAGAAATGAGTGAAATTATTAGTACCCTGAACCACCTGAGAATATTGAATCAGCCAGTGAAGCCTCTAAGTGCAGAAGACCCAAAAATGAGATACTTAATAAAAAACTGAGGCGATCACCCACATCTCCATTCTATGCGGCCATAAATTTACAACATCCAagatcattttatttttgtgagtCTCCTCAAAGCCTCCTTCACCTCCTTATTCCTCAGGCTGTAGATCAAAGGGTTCAGCATGGGAGTCACCACAGTGTAGAGCACCGCAGCCCATTTATCTTCTCTTGAGCTGTCTGAGCTGGGCTTTAAGTACATAAAAAGCGATGTCCCATAGAAGATGCTCACAGCGGTGAGGTGGGAGGCGCAGGTGGAGAAGGCTTTGTGCTTGCCCTTGGTTGAACTGATGCTCAGGATGGCAGAGATGATGGCCACGTAGGAAACCAGCACAACCAGGCTGCTGGACACACCGAATAAAGATGCTGAAGTTCTTAGGATGATGCGGCTGAGGGTGGTGTCGGAGGTTGAGAGTGATATCAGAGGGGAAATGTCACAGAAGAACAGGTTGATGATGCTCGAGCCGCAGAAGGATAAATTAGCCATGCAGAACGTCTGTCCCACGCCGTTTGTCAGCCCCACAAGATATGACCCAGTCACCAGCTGGGAACAACATTTTGGGGACATGACAAGGTGATACACCAGGGGATGGCAAACGGCCACGTAACGGTCGTACGCCATCATAGCCAGCAGGAAGCATTCGGTCATCCCAAAAAGATCAAAAGTGAACACCTGAGCCACGCACCCAGCATAAGCGATGCCCTTCTTCTCTGATATAAAGTCAACCAACATCTTGGGGGCGATGACGGTGGAAGAACAGAGGTCTACAAAAGCCAGGTTACCCAAGAAATAATACATGGGGGAGTGGAGCTGAGGGCTGGCCCTGATTAACACAATCATCCCAAGGTTCCCCAGGATGGTGACAAGGTAGGTGATGAGAAATATCAGAAAGAGGGTGACCTGAATCACTGGGTCCTCTGAGAACCCTGTTAATCTGAACTCAGTCACTCGCGTGCAGTTGCTTTCTGCCATTAGTTGGACACACCCTTTCTGTGTGAACGCCTTGCCGGAGGTTTCTTCTACAACAGGCAGGTATCTCCCAGGTGGAAAACCCTCTTTCCAGTGTGACTGCTCAGAGACAGTCATACAAGATCTAAAGGAAGGGTTTAGGCACAGATCAGTTAGAAACTGCTTGTCAAAAGTCATGTCACAGTGTGGGTAAAACAAATGGgctgctgcaaaagcaaagccttGCTCGAGCTGTAAAACCGCACAGCACAGCGCGGTCCTCTGGCTCGCTTCTGGATGTTCAGCAACGAAAAGCCGTGGGGAATTACACGCAAGGTAGCTTTACCTCGGTGCTGTACTTCACCCCCTTTGTTAGCGTTCAGCCTGGGACTCTGAGGTCATCCAGCTCAACCTGCAACGCAGAGAAACACGGTGCTTTTACAGCGCAGAGCTGATTCTTCATCCTCTCGTCTGCATTTGCCACCTGCTTCCTCCCTCTTTGCTGGGACTTCTTCCTAACTATGCAACCTTACACAGCTGTTTACATTggtttcccctccctcctgaTACAGTTTTAGCTATAAAAACTTCAGCTATAAAACTTTAGCTATAAAAACCTAGCTCTTTAGTCTGTTCCTAGAGTTTTCAAATGGAAATGGGCAGCCCCAAAGCTGAGCAATCTCTccttgaaaatactttttggggaaaaaagataacCTTTGCCCCTGCCTCATCTCAGCAACAGTAAGCTCCCTAAATGTTCTTTACAGGAGAGCTTCGGGTCCTCATGCAGGAGCCGTCTGTGGTCAGTGGGGAGGGGAGGCCTCCTGAGCGTGATCTCCAGACCTCCCTTCTCGGCAGCGGTGTGGTGAGCACACAGGACAGCCAGCTCCCTGGTGGTGGGAAGTCCAGAGTATCATGAAGACCTGAAGCCCAGGGCCATGCAGGTAGGGCATGAGATGAAGATaggagctgtttcttttttgcaagAGAAAACTACGGGAGATGGGAGGCTCCGCACGCACTGGCCTTGCTCATGAGTCTGGTACTGGAGCTCCAGCTTGGGCTGAAAGGCGACGATCCTCACTTAGATCTCAGCACTATCTCTGCTTCCCGCCTGATGCTCTTGGAGATGGATGCGAAGACGCGTGTGCCTGAAGCTCTGCAGGAGAGCTTGAAGGTGAACCACTGTCAGCAAACACCCTTACTGTTTCACATAATTTGGGGATTTGGGGACTGAGGACCTCTTTGAGCCCCAGGAGAGTGACAAAGCCCAAAGCACATCATTATCTTCTCTTTGCACTTCTTAGTTTGGAGACGTGCGCCCAGAGGAGATGATCTCAGCTTGAGCAAACAACAGGGCTTTGGTCTGTCTTCAGAGCAAACCACAGAGCAAAGCCCCATTTTCACGTTCACTTTTTGAACATTTCTGAGACAGTAGCAGCTCCACAAGTGCCATGTTTGACATTATCATGCCAGGGAGCTGAGGGGGACCTTGTTGAAGGGCGCAGTCCTGCAGGGGCTGAGCCAGGGCTGGTAAGAGGGTCCAtcagcagccccaggcaccaTGGACGATGAACCACCTTTCTACCCATCTTAAATCCATCTTAAATTCCTTGTTTGCAAACCATAGCTCACAAGTCTGGCTGCGAGGAGCTCATAGAAGATTGTGGCGACCTTGCTAAAGTTGAGGTAAATGCCATCCACTGCCCTCCTTTTCACCCACACAGCTCATCACCCAAGGCactcaggttggtcaagcatgacttaCCTTGGTGCATCCATGTTGGGTACTCACGGTCACCCTCCTGTCCTTCCTCTGCTTGGAGAGGGCTTTTGGCGGGATTTGCTTCTCAGTCCTGCAGGGGACCGAGGCGACCCGCAGTCCTTGTGCCCTCCGTCTTGGTGATGACATTTACCTTCTTCCACCCATCAGGCTGGAAATGCACCATCCAAAAGGGCAAGtgagaggctgagggagaggtgcccaaaactggaaggaagggGATGGGAAGGGTCAGATAAGGAGCATAAAAGACTGAAGGGGGCAGCAAGCGGAGAAAAGGGCCCTTCTGAAGGGATGAAGGAAATTGCTCGGGTTGGCTCTGTCTCCAGTGGCTCTGGTGGAGGTTCCTAAGCCCAACAGGAGATGTGGTGAGCCTCTTTCTACACCCTTTTCACACCCAGCAAAGGTGAGTGCCAAGGGCAGCAGAAACCACGGTGGGATAAGGTTGGATGATATATTTTGCACAGCAGGAATGCAGAAAGCCCTGACCCACACCCTTTGCCGAGCAGCGAGTGGGGTGGCAGGCTGAAACCTCCCAGAGccaaacacaaacagaaagTAAATGTCACCCAGCTTTGCACCAGCGTTCAGCCGGATCCAGGCTGTGTCACGGCAAGGAGAAACGGTACAAAGTGGGGTTGGGTTTGGCATCACCTCAGATGCCACAAATTGGTGTTTTACAAACTTGGAGCCAGAGGCTGCCCTTCCCTGATGGTGCGTCTCTGGGAGCAAACCCACATGCTCTGGGCAGCATTTGGGGTTTAAAACCCTTCCAGGGTCAcatccttgcctttccttttctctccagcaGAAAAATCAGCTGCAGAACATGGTGCGATGCTGTGATGAGCCCTGACAGGTCTGGTCCAGCCTGGGGCTGAGTCCCTCCATCCTCCTTCCCGCTGTCAGTGCTGCCTCTCGCACCTCCTCATCTCCCTGCTCAATACCAGCCCTGCGGCCACAGCCTGGCTGACAGCAGGAGATGGATGGGGCCAAGCCAGCGCCGCGGGGCATGGGACACGTGCAGGGATGCGACGGATGCAGGGGGCTTGGGGAGATGGTCCCTCCCCGGATTGCATCAGTCCTGGTcccaaaacccagcactgcccaCACAGCCTCCCTTGGCCACTCTGCAGCGTACAGGGGCCAGAGGGTTTCCTCTCTGTTATGGTGGCCATGGGAAGGCTTTAAGCACCAACCCTAACGCAGAAGTGAAGCCTGAGTTCCAATCTGGAGAAAACAGCTGGCTCCGTGCACGGCAGGGAGGGATTTCAGCCCTTGCCCAATGCCACCATCACTGGAGTACCACCGGGGACAGAAAGCCATCAGCATCCCTGGGAGGACGGCCCCTGTTCCCTCCAGACCCATGCCCAGAACCCCAGCATCCCTCATCCTGCCCAAATACACTCCCATGGTGTGCAGTGAGGTGGTGGCCGTGGCCTGTTGTGGTtcggaggggggtggggggctccAGAGTAGCccctctgcctttccccccccgcccctgtgTCAGTCACCTCCCCGCACACACCCCTTGCCCCTGCAGCGCCGGCTTGCCCTCATCCATCTCCCGCTGTCAGGCCGGTATCGAGCATCGCGATGGGAGCCACAGGGTGGAGGGGTCtcagccctggggcaggactGGGGGTCCCGGGTACCAGTGCAGAGACAGTACCAGCATTTGGGATGGGtacaggggaagggggagcactgttcccctgctcctggagctgcagaggcTTCGCACAAGCAGCCGTCACATTGCGGATGCCTCAACGCCTCGCTGCGCTTTTTAATATTGGGTGTTGACGTCGGGCTGTCGGCCGAGCTGCCGGTGCACGGGCGGCTGCCGCACGCCGAGAGGGGCTTTGCCCAGGGGAGAGGGTTGGAGCAGCCCCCATCTGCCCCCAGACAGACATGCGACATGAAGGGGACAAGGAGACCCCAACAGAGCTGTCCCTCCCAGCCCAGTGTACCCCAAGATCCAGCTGGGCACTGGTGGTGGTCCCAGTGGTCCCAGGGTCACCGCTCGCCTCCCGTCCATCATCATTGCGTCAAGGCGTGAAGGCAGGTCGGGGAAGGGGGCCGTGCTCCAGCCCCCAAAGACCACTCtagctgctccagcccctgcgTCTCCACCCCCAAGCTGGGGCATAAAACCCCTGGCAGGCTGCGGGAGAGAGTCCAGAGCTGGCGCTGCGCTAGGAGGGGGCTTCGTTGGGGTCCCCGCTGCCTCCATGCCGGGGAACGGAGCCACAGACACCTCCTGCCCACCCGCTGTACCCATGGCAGGTAacacccctctccccagcaaCGCTCCCCCATACCCAGCGGTCGGGTCCCGTGGTGTTTTTGGGGTGCAATGCATCACCTGGCCCCACAAGAGAGTGGGGCTGTGACGGGGGCGGGGAGAAAAACCCTACTTTGGTGGGGGCCAGGACCACCCTGATCCTCCCGACACCTCCGCAGAGGGAGGATGCGATGGGGTGGCTGGTGGCGCACTGGGTCTGCTCCCACATCTGGGGTGCAGGGTCAGCCCCCCCCCAACACCCTCTCACCCCTCCACAGCCTTCCTGGGGGAGCCGGGCGAGGGGCCCCCCTGCGGCGCTGGCCCTGGCTGGGTAGGCGAGGGGCCGGGGGCCGGCGGCAAGAACCGGCGCGTGTGCCACGCCACGGCGCGGCTGGAGATGGGCAGCCTCTGGGAGGAGTTCAACCGCCTGGGCACCGAGATGATCGTCACCAAGGCGGGCAGGTAGATACCGcagtggggcgggggggggctgccAGAGTGGGGGACACCCCCTTCCCACACCCCCTCCCCGCAGGAGGATGTTCCCCACCTTCCAGGTGAAGCTGTCGGGGCTGGACCCGCTGGCGGACTATGTCCTGCTCATGGACTTCATCCCACTGGATGACAAGCGGTACAGGTAGGGACGGGGTGGTGGGGATGTTGTGGTTGGGGGGCCCAGATCCTGGCGGTGCTgaccccctccctgccccacagatACGCcttccacagctcctcctggctgGCGGCAGGACGGGCCGAcccggcagcccccggccgTGTCCACTTCCACCCCGACTCCCCGGCCAAGGGGGCCCAGTGGATGCGGCAGATCGTCTCCTTCGACAAGCTCAAGCTGACCAACAACCTCCTGGATGACAACGGCCACGTGAGCACCCAGCCCCAGTGTGGGCGATGAGGGGGGATGACACAAGgcacccctgccctggggggaTCCCGCCcacctcccctcttccccccagaTCATCCTTAACTCCATGCACCGCTACCAGCCCCGCTTCCACGTGGTCTTCGTGGACCCACGACGGGACAGCGAGCGCTTCGCCCACCAGAACTTCAAGTCCTTCAGCTTCCCCGAGACCCAGTTCATGGCGGTGACAGCTTACCAGAACCACCGGGTGagccccagggtggggggacagTGGCGTGCCCCCCCAGGGATCCCCTGACCCCGCTCCCCTCCGCAGATCACCCAGCTGAAGATCGCCAGCAACCCCTTCGCCAAGGGCTTTCGGGATGGAGACCCCGAGCCGTGGTAAGGCCCCCTGACACCACCCCGACACCACGATGAGGGGCTACGTGCTGCCCCCCCTGAGCCTCCCATCTCCCTTGCAGGTGTGGGGTGCCGGCAGGGTCCCTGCTGGGTGCGATGCCCCATGCTCGGGCCACCACA
Coding sequences within it:
- the LOC142057057 gene encoding LOW QUALITY PROTEIN: olfactory receptor 5J3-like (The sequence of the model RefSeq protein was modified relative to this genomic sequence to represent the inferred CDS: inserted 1 base in 1 codon) translates to MAGGNHLSVTEFVLLGFTDLQELPFVISILIYIAMLVGNLTMIILIRTNSQLHMPMQFFLSHLSFLDTCCSSFITPKLLLGLLAERNVISFNGCITYFFAVFGTTEAVLLAITVYDRYVAIREPLHLLAATSHGVCVPLVVGSCAARSLNALVHTSALLQLSFWGPKLVNHFYCEIPLLLLLSCSDTWFNEIATAACGGFIITPSVLAIVVSCACILLTNRNIRSAEGRHKAFSTGISHFVAAALSYSFAACLYFHPFSRRAEDQGKTASFFYAVVMPMLNPFIYSLRSTEVRSTLRRATNELPXCMYSHGSCSTQTEADIAGRSGVSRRNKADTRALYISAHLEGI
- the LOC142058068 gene encoding olfactory receptor 5G9-like — its product is MAESNCTRVTEFRLTGFSEDPVIQVTLFLIFLITYLVTILGNLGMIVLIRASPQLHSPMYYFLGNLAFVDLCSSTVIAPKMLVDFISEKKGIAYAGCVAQVFTFDLFGMTECFLLAMMAYDRYVAVCHPLVYHLVMSPKCCSQLVTGSYLVGLTNGVGQTFCMANLSFCGSSIINLFFCDISPLISLSTSDTTLSRIILRTSASLFGVSSSLVVLVSYVAIISAILSISSTKGKHKAFSTCASHLTAVSIFYGTSLFMYLKPSSDSSREDKWAAVLYTVVTPMLNPLIYSLRNKEVKEALRRAVLRETGG
- the TBX10 gene encoding T-box transcription factor TBX10 — protein: MPGNGATDTSCPPAVPMAAFLGEPGEGPPCGAGPGWVGEGPGAGGKNRRVCHATARLEMGSLWEEFNRLGTEMIVTKAGRRMFPTFQVKLSGLDPLADYVLLMDFIPLDDKRYAFHSSSWLAAGRADPAAPGRVHFHPDSPAKGAQWMRQIVSFDKLKLTNNLLDDNGHIILNSMHRYQPRFHVVFVDPRRDSERFAHQNFKSFSFPETQFMAVTAYQNHRITQLKIASNPFAKGFRDGDPEPWCGVPAGSLLGAMPHARATTLPSRPEKQEKGAPHSHGTLAANVPPQPAPPAAPPSFPELPAPPFQPLACPTSVYVGAKPRTLPYPLPAFPPLSTYRTAAAPAFSYGQQ